In one window of Arachis ipaensis cultivar K30076 chromosome B06, Araip1.1, whole genome shotgun sequence DNA:
- the LOC107645421 gene encoding 18 kDa seed maturation protein, whose product MQGAKNTGQSIKEKAANVGASAQAGLEKTKATVQEKAERMSTRDPVQKQMATQKKEHKTNQAEMEKQAAYNQNAAQKEAARADNVAPGYGTATHSTTGQHGHPTGGHQMSALPGHGTGQPTGQVTEGVIGSRPSGTNTGTTQTSTTTTTARNTRAGVNPNDPGYGY is encoded by the exons atgcAAGGAGCAAAGAATACTGGACAGAGCATTAAGGAGAAAGCTGCTAATGTTGGTGCTTCTGCTCAAGCTGGTTTGGAGAAAACCAAGGCCACCGTCCAAGAGAAG GCTGAGAGGATGAGTACACGTGACCCTGTCCAAAAACAGATGGCAACACAAAAGAAGGAACACAAGACCAACCAAGCCGAGATGGAGAAGCAGGCTGCTTATAATCAAAACGCTGCCCAAAAAGAGGCGGCACGTGCCGACAACGTGGCCCCAGGCTACGGAACTGCCACTCATTCCACAACCGGACAACATGGACATCCTACTGGAGGCCACCAGATGTCTGCGTTACCTGGCCATGGAACTGGACAGCCCACAGGTCAGGTGACTGAGGGAGTGATAGGCTCGCGTCCTAGTGGGACTAACACCGGCACCACTCAAACCTCTACAACCACCACTACCGCTCGTAATACACGTGCTGGTGTTAATCCCAATGATCCTGGGTATGGGTATTGA